A genomic stretch from Juglans microcarpa x Juglans regia isolate MS1-56 chromosome 3S, Jm3101_v1.0, whole genome shotgun sequence includes:
- the LOC121257268 gene encoding uncharacterized protein LOC121257268, whose translation MRGKGVSMGHSQPGTSGNKRMKSGNTKGNIDDFVLIDVDSDLSSNVVIIDVPEPSIQRGLRGSSVQGKERKFPHQGVISIDDDESDVMDHPGSGDKGGGELDSDATSSKRSGPATKNMQNFIDLDGDECWVVDEKGSSFRLSQCKKQTYSDKAACRNRYGLYFESEIGSSESDSSDSELMEGSFGKIHEQWQKASLKRKHDIHNGQSGLDDQTSISGSHIGNRTNIEVDNRTDKHPEVPVSSSSSSELYEKENLSSFFGSGGGYNEGTSFNPAMEGPSVKFNQRVHQTSTDDPPLSYDWQSCNHVNGCGNGFLSGERNPQRPPLWTNQNHSDKQSKRTRSTQEGEICVDLDGAVLRNKDGVFPEAPSSCNNFDEMHVNIDRAESNLADGSEELVNGVVNDFYNEHSPQDYFFGSNQDQGAKNTKYKNSNEDDVERHANLDECILRKKDEEFHQGSSYNNIDDKDRGVLNSQLSGEMRVDCSGAHPEYADSTAHGESFFRDTPLEGKSGVSNGKPFVEEKGKTDSEKLLFSNTQCKEIHFVEAKVTCDVRGQLLTQDVDVTPQGQIDIINEREKLKETDEYKRAIEEEWASRQRQLQIQAEEAQRLRKKRRVERRLVDMQRRQQQRVQEMRETQKKDEENMNLKEQIRVEIRKELNRLEMSCIDMASLLRGLGIQVGGGFYPLSQEVHAAYKRAVLKFHPDRASKTDIREQVEAEEKFKLISRMKEKFLATLCY comes from the exons ATGAGAGGAAAAGGAGTATCCATGGGTCATTCTCAGCCTGGAACTTCTGGGAACAAGAGAATGAAAAGTGGCAACACCAAAggaaatattgatgattttgttcTCATTGACGTTGACAGTGATCTATCTAGTAATGTTGTTATTATTGATGTTCCTGAGCCATCTATACAACGGGGGTTAAGAGGCTCTAGTGTacagggaaaagagagaaaatttccGCATCAGGGTGTTATTAgcattgatgatgatgaaagtGACGTGATGGATCATCCTGGATCTGGTGACAAAGGTGGTGGGGAATTGGATAGTGATGCCACCTCAAGCAAAAGATCTGGTCCTGCCACTAAGAATATGCAGAATTTTATAGATttagatggtgatgaatgtTGGGTTGTTGATGAAAAAGGATCCTCATTCAGGTTGTCGCAGTGCAAAAAGCAAACATACTCAGATAAAGCTGCCTGTAGGAATCGCTATGGTTTGTATTTTGAGTCTGAGATTGGTTCATCTGAAAGCGATTCTTCTGATTCTGAGCTTATGGAAGGTTCTTTTGGAAAAATTCATGAACAATGGCAAAAAGCTTCCTTAAAGAGAAAGCATGATATTCACAATGGTCAATCAGGCTTAGATGATCAGACTAGTATTTCTGGTTCCCATATTGGCAATCGTACCAATATTGAAGTAGATAATAGGACAGACAAGCACCCAGAGGTCCCTGTTTCTTCAAGTTCGAGTAGTGAgctttatgaaaaagaaaatttgtctTCCTTTTTTGGGAGTGGTGGAGGATACAATGAGGGTACTTCTTTCAATCCTGCTATGGAAGGCCCTTCTGTAAAATTTAATCAGAGAGTTCACCAGACATCTACTGACGATCCTCCTCTTAGCTATGACTGGCAAAGTTGCAATCATGTTAATGGGTGTGGCAATGGCTTTCTTAGCGGTGAAAGAAATCCTCAAAGGCCTCCTTTGTGGACCAATCAAAATCATAGTGATAAGCAATCTAAACGTACAAGGTCCACTCAAGAAGGTGAAATATGTGTTGATCTTGATGGAGCTGTATTGAGGAACAAAGATGGTGTGTTTCCTGAGGCACCTTCTAGTTGCAACAATTTTGATGAAATGCATGTAAATATTGATAGAGCTGAATCAAATTTAGCTGATGGTAGTGAAGAACTAGTTAACGGTGTTGTCAATGATTTTTACAATGAACACAGTCCCCaggattatttttttgggtCCAATCAAGATCAAGGTGCTAAAAACACCAAGTATAAGAATTCCAATGAAGACGATGTTGAAAGACATGCTAATCTTGATGAATGTATATTGAGGAAAAAAGATGAGGAGTTTCACCAGGGATCCAGTTATAATAATATTGATGACAAAGACAGAGGCGTACTGAATTCTCAATTATCTGGTGAAATGCGGGTTGATTGTAGTGGTGCTCATCCTGAGTATGCAGATAGTACTGCTCATGGAGAATCTTTCTTTCGTGACACCCCTTTGGAAGGCAAGTCAGGAGTGAGTAATGGAAAACCTTTCGTTGAGGAAAAGGGGAAAACAGAttctgaaaaattattatttagcaACACTCAATGCAAGGAAATCCATTTTGTGGAAGCAAAGGTGACTTGTGATGTAAGGGGTCAATTACTTACTCAAGATGTCGATGTTACTCCCCAAGGTCAGATAGATATTATCAACGAACGCGAAAAGCTCAAGGAGACTGATGAATACAAGCGAGCAATAGAAGAAGAATGGGCCTCCCGGCAGCGCCAGTTGCAAATTCAG GCAGAAGAGGCACAGAGGTTACGCAAGAAAAGAAGAGTTGAAAGGCGTTTAGTGGATATGCAGAGAAGGCAACAGCAACGTGttcaagaaatgagagagactCAAAAGAAG GATGAGGAAAATATGAACCTGAAAGAGCAAATTCGTGTTGAAATAAGGAAGGAGCTTAATAGATTGGAAATGTCGTGCATTGATATGGCCTCATTGCTTCGTGGCTTAGGAATCCAAGTTGGAGGCGGTTTTTATCCTTTGTCACAAGAG GTGCATGCGGCTTATAAACGAGCCGTGTTAAAATTTCACCCAGATCGAGCATCAAAAACTGACATACGCGAGCAGGTTGAAGCTGAAGAAAAATTTAAGCTTATTTCTCGCATGAAGGAGAAATTTTTGGCGACTTTGTGTTACTGA